One Methylobacterium sp. 77 DNA window includes the following coding sequences:
- a CDS encoding cupin domain-containing protein: MDDITRRLVLLASTVSGMAAAMSASSAATFGNPDEPPQGAINTQDNPRGLTIPGPQNPILSGQFPTSVSPPATDVGALPQFWASFNNAQRRIHNGGWARQVTQESFPISTTIAGVDMRLAAGGIREMHWHQAAEWAFMTYGNCRITVLDPQGRAYVADVKEGDLWYFPAGYPHSLQGLEPDGAQFVLCFDEGHQSEYDTLLLNEWMAHTPPEILSLNFGVPAEAFKNIPLNDTYIFQSQLPGSLAADQAAVASPAGPPPNPFVFSLTRGPITKETKGGKVQIADSHNFKVSTTVAAALVTVKPGGMREMHWHPNADEWQYYIKGTGQMTVFQTGPKAVTTNFNPGDIGYIKRNLGHYIKNVGADDLVFLEVFRTAEYQDFSLSDWITHTPPQMVSAHLNLPADMIARFPQTNAGVMPL; the protein is encoded by the coding sequence ATGGACGACATCACGAGGCGACTTGTTCTGCTCGCGAGTACAGTCTCCGGTATGGCGGCCGCCATGTCCGCGAGCTCGGCCGCCACGTTCGGAAATCCGGACGAACCTCCCCAGGGCGCGATCAACACGCAGGACAATCCGCGCGGCCTGACGATCCCCGGCCCGCAGAACCCAATACTGTCAGGACAATTCCCGACCTCCGTCTCACCACCCGCAACCGATGTCGGGGCTCTCCCCCAGTTCTGGGCCTCGTTCAACAACGCCCAGCGGCGCATCCATAATGGTGGCTGGGCCCGGCAGGTCACGCAGGAAAGCTTCCCGATCTCGACGACCATCGCCGGCGTCGACATGCGTCTGGCCGCAGGCGGCATCCGGGAGATGCATTGGCACCAGGCAGCCGAGTGGGCGTTCATGACCTATGGCAACTGCCGCATCACGGTGCTCGATCCCCAAGGCAGAGCCTACGTGGCCGACGTCAAGGAGGGAGACCTTTGGTACTTCCCGGCCGGCTATCCGCATTCGCTCCAAGGATTGGAGCCGGATGGGGCACAGTTCGTCCTCTGCTTCGACGAGGGGCACCAGTCCGAGTACGATACGCTTCTCCTGAACGAGTGGATGGCGCACACGCCTCCCGAAATTCTATCGCTCAACTTCGGCGTGCCGGCAGAGGCGTTCAAGAATATTCCCCTGAACGATACCTACATCTTCCAAAGCCAGCTCCCAGGCTCGCTCGCAGCCGACCAGGCTGCGGTTGCGAGCCCGGCGGGTCCGCCGCCCAACCCCTTCGTCTTCTCGTTGACGCGTGGGCCGATCACGAAGGAAACCAAAGGCGGCAAAGTTCAAATCGCCGACAGCCATAATTTCAAGGTGTCGACGACCGTAGCCGCCGCACTCGTGACCGTGAAGCCGGGTGGAATGCGCGAGATGCACTGGCATCCGAACGCGGACGAGTGGCAGTATTATATCAAGGGCACCGGTCAGATGACGGTGTTCCAGACGGGACCGAAGGCGGTCACCACGAACTTCAATCCCGGTGACATCGGCTACATCAAGCGGAATCTGGGTCATTACATTAAGAACGTCGGCGCGGACGATCTGGTGTTCCTGGAGGTGTTCAGGACCGCCGAATACCAAGACTTCTCCCTGTCCGACTGGATCACTCACACGCCTCCGCAAATGGTCTCGGCCCATCTCAACCTGCCCGCGGACATGATCGCGAGGTTTCCGCAGACCAATGCCGGGGTCATGCCCCTCTGA
- a CDS encoding SDR family NAD(P)-dependent oxidoreductase translates to MTTSCLTSAVVVGASGGIGGALVRALAEGEAYAPIFALSRSGASVPQSVRTLPIDLSDEATVAAAAAQVGEAGPVGLVIVATGLLHRAGVSPEKTVGALDPSTMATVFAVNTIGPALVAKYFVPLLARRERCVFATLSARVGSIGDNRLGGWYTYRASKSALNQILRTLAIEVARSRPEAIVVGLHPGTVASGLSQPFRPDPTADGVFSPEESAAHLLRVLKGLSADDTGGVFAWDGSPIPA, encoded by the coding sequence TTGACCACCTCGTGCCTGACAAGCGCGGTTGTCGTCGGTGCGTCCGGCGGCATAGGCGGGGCCCTAGTCCGCGCGCTCGCCGAGGGCGAAGCCTACGCGCCGATCTTCGCGCTGTCACGATCGGGGGCGTCAGTCCCGCAGAGCGTCCGAACCCTCCCAATCGACCTCAGCGATGAAGCAACGGTTGCCGCGGCGGCGGCCCAGGTCGGCGAAGCCGGACCGGTGGGTCTGGTTATCGTCGCCACCGGCCTTCTTCATCGAGCGGGCGTCTCGCCCGAGAAGACGGTCGGAGCGCTCGACCCCTCTACGATGGCAACCGTCTTCGCGGTCAACACGATCGGCCCTGCGCTCGTTGCCAAGTATTTCGTGCCCCTGCTGGCGCGACGGGAGCGATGCGTGTTCGCGACCCTGTCGGCGCGGGTCGGATCGATCGGCGACAACCGACTCGGCGGCTGGTATACCTACCGTGCCTCGAAGTCAGCGCTGAACCAGATCCTGCGAACGCTCGCGATCGAGGTTGCCCGCAGCCGACCGGAGGCGATCGTCGTGGGCCTGCATCCGGGGACGGTCGCCTCCGGCCTGTCGCAGCCCTTCCGACCAGACCCGACTGCCGATGGCGTTTTCTCGCCCGAGGAGAGTGCAGCGCATCTCTTGCGCGTGCTGAAAGGTCTAAGCGCGGACGACACCGGCGGCGTTTTCGCGTGGGACGGCTCGCCGATCCCCGCCTGA
- a CDS encoding DUF938 domain-containing protein, which produces MPEALFSPAAARNAAPIAEVLKRVLSPIGLVLEIASGSGEHAVHFARALPMLVWQPSDPDEAALRSIVAHASAAGLANIRSPLAIDAIRQPWPVAQADAIVAINMIHIAPWDATIGLMVGAEATLAEGGVLYLYGPFREKGAHTTSSNAAFDDSLRARNASWGIRDTEAVVAAAKAYDLHLAERITMPANNLSLIFRRGRRGSAVDREVTL; this is translated from the coding sequence ATGCCTGAAGCCTTGTTCTCGCCGGCCGCGGCCCGCAACGCCGCCCCGATCGCCGAAGTCCTTAAGCGCGTTCTCTCGCCCATCGGCCTCGTGCTCGAGATCGCGAGCGGATCGGGCGAGCACGCCGTCCATTTCGCTCGTGCGCTGCCCATGCTCGTCTGGCAGCCCAGCGATCCCGATGAAGCAGCCCTTCGCAGCATCGTCGCTCATGCCAGCGCCGCCGGGCTGGCGAACATCCGGTCGCCGTTGGCGATCGATGCGATCCGTCAGCCGTGGCCGGTGGCACAGGCCGACGCGATCGTCGCCATCAACATGATCCACATCGCACCCTGGGACGCGACCATAGGGCTGATGGTTGGCGCGGAAGCGACGCTCGCAGAGGGAGGTGTGCTCTACCTGTACGGTCCTTTCCGAGAGAAAGGCGCGCACACCACGTCGAGCAACGCCGCGTTCGACGACAGCCTGCGCGCGAGGAATGCCTCTTGGGGCATCCGCGACACCGAGGCGGTCGTGGCTGCCGCAAAAGCGTACGATCTGCATCTGGCAGAGCGCATCACGATGCCCGCCAACAACCTCAGCCTGATCTTTCGCCGAGGGCGCCGAGGCTCCGCCGTCGACCGAGAGGTCACGCTTTGA
- a CDS encoding sensor histidine kinase gives MLAAILRHLVGNAIKYSARSGDVLIGCRPRGDKVMIDVYDQGYGIPASRFATIFDAFDRGGREHTEQGLGLGLAIVRQTAMLLDHPIAIRSIEGVGSTFSVTVPIAAPAYEPRNAWVYAYETGKLDECVCAH, from the coding sequence ATGCTGGCCGCGATCCTTCGCCACCTCGTTGGCAACGCGATCAAGTATTCAGCGCGCAGCGGCGACGTCCTGATCGGCTGCCGTCCTCGTGGGGACAAGGTGATGATTGACGTCTATGATCAAGGATACGGCATTCCTGCCTCGCGTTTCGCGACGATTTTCGATGCCTTCGACCGTGGCGGCCGGGAACACACGGAGCAAGGGCTCGGACTTGGACTGGCCATCGTTCGACAAACCGCCATGCTGCTCGATCACCCCATCGCCATAAGATCGATAGAGGGGGTGGGCTCGACGTTTTCTGTTACCGTCCCCATTGCTGCCCCAGCATATGAACCACGGAATGCCTGGGTTTACGCTTACGAGACCGGGAAGCTCGATGAATGCGTTTGCGCTCACTGA
- a CDS encoding response regulator gives MRQASCICSDRNNACKVNQMPSIPVIAIIDDDEDVRKATESLIRSLGYVARTYASASDYLKPSQQKSADCLITDVQMPDMTGIELYQRIIATGSKIPVIFVTAFPTEALRNRALAAGACGFLSKPCDGATIIRSLEEALRGH, from the coding sequence ATGAGGCAAGCGAGCTGCATTTGCAGTGATCGCAACAACGCCTGCAAGGTCAATCAGATGCCATCGATTCCGGTAATCGCCATTATCGATGATGACGAGGATGTTCGCAAAGCGACCGAGAGCTTAATCCGGTCTCTCGGCTACGTTGCCCGCACTTATGCGTCAGCCAGCGACTATCTCAAGCCGTCGCAACAAAAATCCGCCGACTGCCTAATTACCGACGTTCAGATGCCGGACATGACAGGGATCGAGCTTTACCAAAGGATAATTGCCACAGGGTCTAAGATTCCTGTGATTTTCGTGACCGCGTTTCCGACTGAGGCGTTACGAAATAGAGCCCTTGCAGCCGGCGCCTGTGGTTTCCTGAGCAAACCTTGCGATGGAGCAACGATTATACGTTCATTGGAGGAGGCATTGAGGGGGCACTGA
- a CDS encoding efflux RND transporter periplasmic adaptor subunit, whose amino-acid sequence MLVGVGAVLAGYVALSPRAIPARTEAEPSVPVVTAAVTQEDVAIALTGLGTVQALNKAVIRSQVTGLLEAVDFTEGKAVKRGDVLARIDPRIYQAKLDQAKAQRAHDQALLANQQTNLQRDEPLLRRGYATDRQVTGEQAGVAQTESTQQADQAAIDAAATELDFATLRAPFDGVTGLRLIDIGNVVHPTDPGGIVVLTQVQPISVVFTLPTHDIGAVQAALDRGRVSVTVYDQAGTRQLDTGTLLLVDNEAAANSGTVRLKATFPNSGRQLWPGAFVNAQVTLSIVKAALTVPTNAIQRNDTGQFVFVVGPDQTVSPRLVEVSQRVRGVALVSEGLKAGETVVAQGQYRLTPGVTVVAESPAKVADTTTASAGMLP is encoded by the coding sequence TTGCTTGTCGGCGTTGGCGCTGTCCTTGCGGGCTATGTGGCCCTGTCACCGAGGGCGATTCCCGCCCGGACCGAGGCAGAGCCCTCCGTTCCCGTCGTCACGGCCGCCGTGACGCAGGAGGACGTGGCCATCGCCCTCACCGGACTCGGGACGGTCCAGGCGCTGAACAAGGCCGTGATCCGCAGCCAGGTGACGGGACTGCTGGAAGCCGTCGACTTTACGGAGGGAAAGGCGGTCAAGCGCGGCGACGTCCTGGCGCGGATCGACCCCCGGATCTATCAGGCCAAGCTCGATCAAGCCAAGGCGCAGCGCGCGCACGACCAAGCCCTGTTGGCGAACCAGCAGACGAACCTCCAGCGGGACGAACCCTTGCTCAGGAGGGGTTATGCCACGGACCGGCAGGTGACAGGCGAGCAGGCGGGGGTAGCCCAGACGGAGAGCACGCAGCAGGCCGATCAGGCCGCCATCGACGCCGCCGCGACGGAACTCGACTTCGCCACGTTGCGGGCCCCCTTCGACGGGGTCACCGGCCTGCGCCTCATCGACATCGGCAATGTGGTCCATCCGACCGATCCCGGTGGGATCGTCGTCCTGACGCAGGTGCAGCCGATCAGCGTGGTCTTCACGCTTCCTACCCACGACATCGGCGCCGTCCAAGCCGCCCTCGACCGCGGTCGCGTCTCCGTCACCGTCTACGACCAAGCCGGAACGAGACAACTCGACACCGGCACCTTGCTGCTCGTCGACAACGAGGCGGCGGCGAATTCCGGGACGGTCAGGCTGAAGGCCACGTTCCCGAACTCCGGCCGGCAACTCTGGCCCGGCGCCTTCGTCAACGCGCAGGTGACGCTCTCCATCGTCAAGGCAGCGCTCACGGTACCCACCAACGCCATTCAGCGGAACGACACCGGTCAATTCGTCTTCGTGGTCGGCCCCGACCAGACGGTTTCACCGCGCCTGGTCGAGGTCTCCCAGCGCGTGCGCGGCGTCGCCCTCGTCTCGGAAGGGCTGAAGGCGGGCGAAACGGTGGTGGCACAAGGCCAGTATCGCCTGACCCCCGGGGTCACCGTCGTAGCCGAGAGCCCGGCGAAGGTCGCCGATACGACGACCGCCAGCGCCGGGATGCTGCCATGA
- a CDS encoding response regulator transcription factor — protein sequence MIRSSATVPPATSRPTIFVVDDDPAIREAISSLLRSVDLGCAVFASVAELLLATRPYGPGCLVVDVRLPGLSGLEFQAQMAAHSVDMPIILMTGHGDIPMSVKAMKAGAVDFLAKPFRDQDLLDAIGTALTRDEQKRQKHAALDGLTAAYRTLTDREREVLAQVTTGLMNKQVAGNLGLSEITVKIHRGHAMRKMNARSLAELVRMAEALGISREADITQR from the coding sequence ATGATCCGCTCCTCCGCAACCGTCCCGCCTGCGACAAGCAGGCCGACCATCTTCGTCGTTGACGACGACCCTGCAATCCGTGAGGCGATTTCTAGTCTGCTACGCTCGGTCGATCTCGGGTGCGCCGTGTTTGCCTCTGTGGCGGAGCTCCTTCTAGCTACCCGTCCTTACGGGCCGGGGTGTTTGGTCGTCGATGTCCGCCTACCGGGGCTAAGTGGACTCGAGTTTCAGGCCCAGATGGCTGCACATAGCGTCGATATGCCGATCATTCTGATGACCGGTCACGGCGATATCCCGATGTCCGTGAAGGCGATGAAGGCCGGAGCGGTCGACTTCCTGGCCAAGCCATTCCGTGATCAGGATCTCCTTGATGCGATTGGGACTGCTTTGACCCGGGATGAACAGAAGCGCCAAAAGCATGCCGCGCTTGATGGTCTGACCGCGGCCTATCGGACCCTCACTGATCGTGAGCGCGAGGTTCTCGCCCAGGTGACGACCGGATTGATGAACAAGCAGGTCGCCGGCAACCTTGGGCTCAGTGAAATTACCGTGAAGATCCATCGAGGTCATGCCATGCGCAAAATGAACGCAAGATCTCTCGCAGAGCTCGTGCGAATGGCGGAAGCGCTAGGCATCTCGCGGGAGGCAGATATCACACAAAGATAA
- a CDS encoding ATP-binding protein: MNAFALTDRAIHRLIAFGGRSTTKVPRRSHERAFGILAIGLALGIFVIDAFTPLEGAVAVLYVVVVLISARGFERGGVIITAAACLTMTTTAYLLAHGFFQSDSALLRALVSFAAIAISTGLVLRNQSASEILAEQAALLELTHDPIFVRELNDVAKFWNRAAEDLYGWSRDEVEGKNVHALLRTVFPGDGAMIRAELMRTGRWEGELIQTVRSGSTVTVDSRWSLQRDAHGKPVSVLETNTDISERKHAHAALVASERRYRTIFDTTRVSILQQDWTPVMAALDALAPEDLPALENYMGAHPEFIRQLRNSVTIVDANAVMLRLIGTATDAPSPRTLDEFLPEDEPTFTQSVLALVRGDTFFEGETTILTQAGGRIPILFGITFPKRADGFGCVLVFAVDITERKQAQESLLAVQAELAHSARVATLGELTASIAHEVNQPLASIVTNGEAALRWLRRDVPDLEEASAAVTRLVASGTRAGEIVSRIRAFLTKAPARREWIDVKEMIAEAALLVEREMLRGGVRFRVEVAPDLPHVHGDRVQLQQVVINLMVNAIQAMATIVERTRWLTVIAVVSDAVDVCVTVTDTGNGITGDAMGQVFCPFFTTKADGMGMGLAICRSTVEAHGGRLWASEHVSLGASFSFTIPIAAGRTQ, translated from the coding sequence ATGAATGCGTTTGCGCTCACTGATCGGGCAATACATCGTCTGATCGCTTTTGGCGGGCGATCCACGACGAAGGTTCCGCGCCGGTCGCATGAGAGGGCGTTCGGTATTCTGGCCATCGGGCTCGCGCTCGGGATCTTTGTCATTGATGCGTTCACGCCCCTCGAAGGAGCGGTCGCGGTCCTTTACGTCGTTGTTGTCTTGATTTCCGCCCGAGGGTTCGAGCGCGGCGGCGTGATCATCACCGCAGCCGCCTGCCTAACTATGACGACGACGGCTTATCTTCTTGCTCATGGTTTTTTCCAGAGCGATTCGGCCCTTCTACGGGCCTTGGTAAGCTTCGCCGCTATCGCGATCAGCACGGGGCTTGTTCTTCGCAATCAGTCGGCATCCGAGATCCTCGCTGAACAGGCTGCGCTGCTCGAACTTACTCACGATCCCATCTTCGTGCGCGAGCTCAATGATGTCGCGAAGTTCTGGAATCGAGCCGCCGAGGATTTGTACGGCTGGAGCCGGGACGAGGTGGAAGGGAAGAACGTGCATGCCCTTCTGCGTACGGTGTTTCCAGGCGACGGTGCCATGATCCGCGCGGAACTCATGCGGACCGGCCGTTGGGAAGGCGAGTTGATCCAGACAGTCCGCTCAGGCTCCACCGTCACGGTGGATAGTCGCTGGTCTCTCCAACGCGACGCGCACGGCAAACCTGTTTCGGTCCTGGAGACGAATACAGACATCAGCGAGCGCAAGCACGCCCATGCCGCCCTGGTCGCGAGCGAGCGGCGTTACCGTACGATCTTCGACACCACACGCGTTTCAATCCTTCAGCAAGACTGGACTCCAGTGATGGCGGCCCTCGACGCCTTGGCACCTGAGGACCTTCCTGCGCTTGAGAATTACATGGGCGCCCACCCGGAATTCATACGGCAGCTGCGAAATAGCGTGACCATCGTCGATGCCAACGCGGTCATGCTGCGCCTCATCGGCACCGCAACGGACGCGCCCTCGCCGCGCACCCTCGATGAGTTCCTGCCCGAGGATGAGCCAACTTTCACCCAGTCCGTCTTGGCGCTTGTACGCGGAGACACCTTCTTCGAGGGCGAGACGACAATTCTGACGCAAGCCGGCGGTCGAATTCCAATCCTCTTCGGCATCACGTTCCCGAAACGGGCGGACGGTTTTGGGTGTGTTCTGGTGTTCGCCGTCGACATCACGGAACGCAAGCAAGCTCAGGAATCACTCCTTGCCGTACAGGCTGAGCTTGCCCATTCGGCGCGCGTGGCAACCTTAGGCGAGCTGACCGCCTCCATTGCGCATGAGGTCAATCAACCCCTGGCCTCCATCGTCACAAATGGCGAGGCAGCTCTACGTTGGCTGCGCCGCGATGTACCGGACTTGGAAGAAGCTTCAGCTGCGGTAACCCGGTTGGTAGCCAGTGGAACCCGAGCCGGTGAGATCGTATCTCGCATCCGCGCCTTTCTGACAAAAGCACCGGCCCGTCGAGAATGGATCGACGTGAAGGAGATGATCGCCGAAGCCGCACTTCTGGTAGAACGGGAGATGTTGCGCGGAGGGGTGCGCTTCAGGGTTGAGGTCGCGCCCGATCTTCCACATGTTCACGGAGACCGCGTGCAACTTCAGCAAGTTGTGATTAATCTGATGGTTAATGCGATCCAGGCAATGGCGACGATTGTGGAACGCACACGGTGGCTCACAGTGATAGCAGTTGTCAGCGACGCAGTAGATGTTTGCGTGACCGTGACCGACACCGGAAATGGGATAACGGGTGACGCCATGGGGCAGGTCTTTTGCCCTTTCTTCACCACCAAGGCGGATGGCATGGGAATGGGGTTGGCGATCTGCCGTTCAACCGTAGAAGCTCACGGCGGCCGCCTTTGGGCGTCGGAACACGTTTCTCTAGGCGCGAGCTTCTCCTTCACGATACCTATTGCTGCTGGGAGAACGCAATGA
- a CDS encoding efflux RND transporter permease subunit yields the protein MNISAGFITRPIATALLMVAIVVLGAISYTLLPVAALPDIDAPTFQVTAQLPGADPQTVASSVATQLERQFGQIPGLRQMTSSSGTGFTQITLSFDRSRTVDSASTDVQSAINATQGQLPAALLNPPTYRKTNPADTPILLIALTSDTLPIMTVSDYAYSILVQKLSQVPGVGTVGIGGLQQPAIRVQVNPAQLAAESLDFETVRKALAAITVLQPKGQLYGGQQAVSLQSNDQLMTAAGFDDVVVADRDGAPIRVRDIGQAIKAPHDTTLAGFLGERRAVILAVQREPGANVMSTVAAIRKALPQLRASLPPGIHLEVASDRTQTIAASVADVRTTLLLTIALVVGVIALFLRKLWATVIPAVSVPISLIGTFAVMYVLGYSLDNLSLMALSIAIGFVVDDAIVMVENIVRHIEDGKTPLQAALAGAGEIGFTIVSISISLVAVFIPLFLMSGVVGLLFREFAATVAISILVSVVVSLTLTPMMCAKLLPAAGEGNPGRVSRVLERALDWLVARYDGGLTRALKHRRITLGVMIATVAATVGLFVAIPKGFFPQQDTGLIIGISEAAEDVSPDGMKQRQQAILGIAGRDPAVSDVVGYIGPGGPTVTENNGRVFITLKPKGERDVTADQVIARLGIALRQVQGMRLYMQAAQDITIGARLSKTQYQYTLTEVDSDALNREAPKVLAALQALPELSDVASDQQSIGRTLTAQIDRSAAARLGIDPATVDATLYDAFGQRHVARIYTALNQYYVILEVDPRYQLGPDALQRIYARSRDGTSVPLSQIAELVSGVAPVAVNHQGQFPSVTLSFNLVPGATVGAAVAAVDKTVANLHLPPSLATSFQGSAQAFQSSLSSTPVLILAALLAVYLILGMLYESLIHPLTILSTLPSAGFGALATLMLVGRPLDVIGIIGIILLIGIVKKNGIMLIDVALVGQRQRGLSAEQAIHEACLLRFRPILMTTMCALLGGLPLMLGTGVGSEFRQPLGYAIVGGLLVSQVLTLFTTPVVYIYMEKLNRFSSAISSNKSGQIIPS from the coding sequence ATGAACATCTCCGCCGGCTTCATCACGCGCCCCATCGCGACCGCGCTGCTGATGGTCGCCATCGTCGTGCTCGGGGCGATCAGCTACACGCTGCTCCCCGTGGCGGCGCTTCCGGACATCGACGCGCCGACCTTCCAGGTCACGGCCCAGTTACCGGGCGCGGACCCTCAGACCGTCGCCTCGTCGGTGGCGACCCAGCTCGAACGGCAGTTCGGGCAGATCCCCGGCCTGCGTCAGATGACGTCTAGCAGCGGCACGGGTTTCACGCAGATCACCCTGTCGTTCGACCGCAGCCGTACCGTGGACTCGGCCTCGACCGACGTTCAGTCGGCCATCAATGCGACGCAGGGTCAGCTCCCGGCAGCGCTCCTCAATCCGCCGACCTACCGCAAGACCAATCCGGCCGACACGCCGATCCTGCTCATCGCCCTCACCTCCGACACCCTGCCGATCATGACGGTGAGCGATTACGCGTATTCTATCCTCGTGCAGAAGCTGTCCCAGGTTCCAGGCGTCGGCACCGTCGGCATCGGTGGATTGCAGCAGCCCGCCATCCGGGTGCAGGTCAATCCGGCCCAGCTCGCCGCCGAATCGTTGGATTTCGAGACCGTCCGCAAGGCCCTGGCCGCCATCACCGTGCTACAGCCGAAAGGGCAGCTCTACGGTGGCCAGCAGGCGGTCTCCCTGCAGTCGAATGACCAGCTCATGACCGCCGCCGGGTTCGACGACGTCGTCGTCGCCGATCGCGATGGCGCGCCGATCCGCGTTCGCGACATCGGTCAGGCGATCAAGGCGCCACACGATACGACGCTTGCGGGCTTCCTGGGGGAAAGGCGCGCCGTCATCCTCGCCGTGCAGCGCGAGCCGGGCGCCAACGTCATGTCGACCGTCGCGGCGATACGCAAGGCGCTGCCGCAGCTGCGCGCCTCCCTGCCGCCGGGTATCCATTTAGAGGTCGCCTCCGACCGGACGCAGACGATCGCGGCCAGCGTCGCCGACGTGCGCACCACGTTGCTGCTGACAATCGCCCTGGTGGTCGGCGTCATCGCGCTCTTCCTGCGCAAGCTCTGGGCGACCGTGATCCCCGCCGTCTCCGTGCCGATCTCGCTCATCGGCACTTTCGCGGTGATGTACGTGCTGGGCTACAGCCTCGACAATCTCTCGCTCATGGCACTCTCCATCGCCATCGGGTTTGTCGTCGACGATGCCATCGTCATGGTCGAGAACATCGTCAGGCACATCGAGGACGGAAAGACCCCGTTACAGGCAGCACTGGCCGGAGCCGGCGAGATCGGCTTCACCATCGTGTCCATCTCGATCTCCCTCGTCGCCGTCTTCATCCCGCTGTTCCTGATGAGCGGCGTCGTCGGGTTGCTGTTCCGTGAGTTCGCCGCGACAGTGGCGATCTCGATCCTCGTCTCCGTCGTGGTCTCGTTGACCTTGACGCCGATGATGTGTGCGAAGCTGTTGCCCGCCGCCGGCGAGGGCAACCCCGGCCGGGTTTCCCGCGTCCTGGAACGCGCCCTCGATTGGCTCGTCGCCCGCTACGATGGCGGCCTTACACGCGCGTTGAAGCATCGCCGGATCACCCTCGGCGTCATGATCGCGACGGTGGCGGCCACGGTGGGGTTGTTCGTCGCGATCCCCAAGGGGTTTTTCCCCCAGCAGGATACCGGCCTGATCATCGGCATCAGCGAGGCGGCCGAGGACGTCTCGCCCGACGGCATGAAGCAGCGGCAGCAGGCGATCCTCGGCATCGCGGGCCGGGACCCGGCCGTCTCCGACGTGGTCGGTTACATCGGGCCGGGCGGGCCGACGGTCACCGAGAACAACGGACGCGTGTTCATCACGCTCAAGCCAAAGGGCGAACGCGACGTCACCGCCGATCAGGTCATCGCGAGGCTCGGCATCGCTTTGCGCCAGGTCCAGGGCATGCGGCTTTACATGCAGGCCGCTCAGGACATCACCATCGGCGCCCGTCTGTCCAAGACGCAGTACCAGTACACGCTAACCGAAGTCGACAGCGATGCGCTTAACCGCGAGGCACCCAAGGTCCTCGCGGCCCTGCAGGCGCTGCCCGAACTCTCGGATGTGGCCAGCGACCAGCAATCCATCGGTCGAACCCTGACCGCACAGATCGACCGTTCCGCCGCCGCCCGCCTCGGCATCGATCCGGCCACCGTCGATGCCACGCTCTACGACGCCTTCGGACAACGTCACGTCGCGAGGATCTACACCGCGCTGAACCAATACTACGTCATCCTGGAGGTCGATCCGCGCTACCAGCTCGGACCTGACGCACTCCAGCGGATCTACGCCCGTTCCCGGGACGGAACATCGGTACCGCTCAGCCAGATCGCCGAGCTCGTCTCCGGCGTCGCGCCGGTGGCGGTCAATCATCAAGGCCAGTTTCCCTCCGTGACCCTGAGCTTCAACCTGGTGCCGGGAGCGACCGTCGGCGCGGCGGTCGCGGCGGTCGATAAGACGGTGGCGAACCTGCATCTGCCGCCTTCGCTCGCCACGAGCTTCCAGGGCAGTGCCCAGGCCTTCCAAAGCTCGCTGAGCAGCACGCCGGTGCTGATCCTGGCGGCCCTGCTCGCGGTCTACCTCATCCTCGGCATGCTCTACGAGAGCCTGATCCACCCGCTGACCATCCTCTCGACCCTGCCCTCGGCGGGATTCGGCGCCCTGGCGACCCTGATGCTCGTCGGACGCCCCCTCGATGTGATCGGGATCATCGGGATCATCCTCCTGATCGGCATCGTGAAGAAGAACGGCATCATGCTAATCGACGTCGCCCTCGTCGGACAGCGCCAACGAGGTCTGTCGGCCGAACAGGCGATTCATGAGGCGTGCCTCCTGCGCTTTCGTCCGATCCTGATGACCACGATGTGCGCGCTTCTAGGCGGGCTGCCGCTCATGCTCGGCACGGGGGTCGGGTCGGAATTCAGGCAACCGCTCGGTTATGCCATCGTCGGAGGCCTGCTCGTGTCTCAAGTCCTTACGCTATTCACCACGCCAGTGGTATATATCTACATGGAAAAACTCAATCGATTTTCATCAGCTATAAGCAGCAACAAATCAGGACAAATCATTCCGTCTTAA